From the genome of Anaerolineae bacterium, one region includes:
- a CDS encoding NAD(P)-dependent oxidoreductase, producing the protein MAQPPISPQFLVTGAQGCIGAWVIYRLVTAGYQPFAFDLDPTPRRLRLIATPEEIERVHFVAGDITDGDHLMHIVLTQRITHIIHLAALQIPACRADPLLGARVNVLGTLNVFEAARRLRDQVQRVVYASSAAAFGPEEAYGPEAVPDTASLAPTTHYGVFKQCNEGNARVYWLEHGITSIGLRPWAVYGVGRDQGLTADPTRAILAALQGRPFRIGFGGRADMQYVDDVARVFIACALTPYQGAGVFNLRGDVVTVDELIEAIEAAVPGARQLITHGDQQIPIAPSLDDSGLRALLGKVPHTPLREGIACTAERFRQLLAEGRIGDISRDGRAT; encoded by the coding sequence ATGGCTCAACCGCCGATCTCCCCGCAGTTCCTGGTCACTGGCGCTCAGGGATGTATCGGTGCCTGGGTGATTTATCGGCTAGTGACGGCTGGTTATCAACCTTTCGCTTTCGATCTCGATCCTACTCCGCGCCGGCTGCGGCTGATCGCAACGCCAGAGGAGATCGAACGCGTACACTTCGTCGCCGGTGACATCACCGACGGCGACCATCTGATGCATATCGTGCTGACACAGAGGATCACCCACATCATCCATTTGGCGGCCTTACAGATCCCCGCCTGCCGTGCGGATCCCCTCTTGGGGGCGAGGGTTAACGTACTGGGCACGCTCAATGTGTTCGAGGCGGCCCGCCGCTTGCGCGATCAGGTGCAGCGCGTGGTGTATGCTTCGTCGGCCGCAGCATTTGGGCCGGAGGAGGCTTATGGCCCCGAGGCGGTCCCCGACACGGCTTCGCTGGCACCGACTACCCATTACGGCGTATTCAAACAATGTAATGAGGGGAACGCTCGCGTCTACTGGCTAGAGCATGGTATCACCTCCATCGGCCTGCGGCCGTGGGCGGTATATGGGGTTGGACGTGATCAGGGATTGACTGCCGACCCTACCCGGGCGATCTTGGCGGCGTTGCAAGGTCGCCCCTTTCGCATTGGCTTCGGCGGTCGCGCCGACATGCAGTATGTGGACGATGTGGCGCGCGTCTTCATCGCCTGCGCGCTGACGCCATATCAAGGGGCAGGTGTTTTTAATCTGCGCGGCGATGTGGTGACGGTAGACGAGCTCATCGAAGCCATCGAAGCGGCCGTGCCAGGGGCTCGCCAGCTTATCACACATGGCGATCAGCAGATCCCTATTGCCCCATCGCTGGACGACAGTGGGTTGCGGGCGTTATTAGGGAAGGTGCCGCACACGCCTCTGCGGGAAGGGATAGCCTGCACAGCGGAGCGCTTCCGTCAGCTCCTGGCCGAGGGTCGGATAGGTGACATAAGCCGGGATGGCCGTGCAACGTAA
- the mltG gene encoding endolytic transglycosylase MltG, whose product MFRLSTSYGEPRRFCQAWLPILALIGAFLWLSACSGLPGDSLSDAALAVYLRANEEKLARPAGTDRTLVLFTIEPGESVASVARRLEAAGLITDAELFRRYLRYHRLDVGMQAGQFRLAPSMTMMEIALRLQHGRALGVLVTVPEGWRAGQIADALERSGVMNGQAFLRKVEAGVATAAALGDYPFLADLPAGASLEGYLFPDTYELPEQATPEDLIRRMLDNFDQKVTPLLASTPHPDGLNAHQVLTLASIVEREAVIPEERPLIAGVYLNRLRRGMRLEADPTVQYAMGYQPATGQWWKTPVSLEEYAAVDSPYNTYLYPGLPPGPICNPGLDSIRAVLQPQESEFLYFVARGDGAHVFARTFEEHAQNVRRYLR is encoded by the coding sequence ATGTTCAGGCTTTCGACTTCATATGGCGAACCGCGACGATTTTGTCAGGCCTGGCTGCCAATTCTGGCTCTTATCGGGGCATTCCTCTGGCTATCCGCCTGTTCTGGCCTGCCCGGCGACAGCTTGTCCGACGCAGCTCTGGCTGTCTATCTGCGCGCCAATGAAGAGAAGCTTGCCCGGCCGGCCGGGACCGATCGCACACTTGTGCTCTTCACCATCGAGCCGGGCGAGTCGGTGGCGTCGGTGGCACGCCGACTGGAAGCGGCCGGGCTCATCACCGACGCTGAGCTATTTCGGCGGTACCTGCGCTATCACCGGCTCGACGTCGGGATGCAGGCAGGTCAGTTCCGGCTGGCTCCAAGTATGACCATGATGGAAATTGCGCTGCGCCTCCAACACGGCCGGGCGTTGGGCGTGTTGGTGACGGTGCCAGAGGGGTGGCGCGCTGGCCAGATCGCCGACGCGCTAGAACGCTCAGGGGTGATGAACGGCCAGGCTTTCCTGCGCAAGGTGGAGGCAGGAGTTGCAACGGCCGCCGCGCTGGGCGATTACCCATTCCTAGCTGATCTGCCGGCGGGCGCCTCTCTGGAAGGCTATCTGTTCCCTGACACATATGAGCTGCCTGAACAGGCGACCCCAGAGGACCTCATCCGGCGCATGCTTGACAACTTCGATCAAAAAGTGACTCCGCTCTTGGCGTCCACGCCGCACCCCGATGGGCTGAACGCACACCAAGTGTTGACCCTGGCTTCCATCGTAGAGCGTGAGGCTGTGATCCCGGAGGAGCGGCCGCTGATCGCTGGTGTCTATCTGAACCGGCTGCGTCGAGGCATGCGCTTGGAGGCTGATCCCACCGTCCAATATGCAATGGGATATCAGCCGGCTACTGGCCAGTGGTGGAAGACCCCGGTCTCGCTAGAAGAGTACGCGGCTGTGGACTCACCCTATAATACCTACCTGTATCCTGGGCTCCCCCCTGGCCCTATTTGCAATCCTGGCCTGGACTCGATTCGAGCTGTGCTCCAGCCCCAGGAGAGCGAGTTCCTTTACTTCGTCGCCCGTGGCGACGGCGCTCACGTCTTCGCCCGCACATTCGAAGAGCACGCCCAGAATGTCCGCAGGTATCTGCGATGA
- a CDS encoding citrate synthase (catalyzes the formation of citrate from acetyl-CoA and oxaloacetate): protein MSNPAEVSDKVAKGLEGIVVATTQLSKVDGIAGRLYYRGYNIDDLAEHATFEEVAYLLWFGHLPNRQELAQIRSMMVQHRFTLYPEVIDLLRRIPRQAVPMSVLRCVVSFLGHYDPDAEDNSPEASIKKAYLLTSQFANAIAAFDRLRKGLEPIEPRRDLNHAGNFLYMLTGQEPDDVASRALEMYLILLADHGFNASTFAARVTASTLSDMYSAITSAVGALKGPLHGAANEGAMEQFMEIGSVANVEVWFQRAKAEKRRIMGVGHRVYKVFDPRGRHLRHVALQLTETTQDRRWLDIALKLEQVVKDDPYFNERRLYPNVDYYSAPLLYTLGIAIDLFPTIFAMARIVGWTAHVMEQWADNRLIRPKEEYVGPLDLPWVPLEQRH, encoded by the coding sequence ATGTCCAATCCCGCGGAGGTGTCAGATAAGGTGGCGAAAGGGCTGGAAGGCATAGTGGTCGCCACCACCCAGCTCAGCAAGGTAGACGGTATCGCGGGCCGCCTATACTACCGGGGATACAACATTGATGACCTGGCGGAACACGCGACGTTCGAGGAGGTCGCATACCTGCTGTGGTTCGGACATCTGCCGAACCGACAGGAGCTAGCCCAAATCCGAAGCATGATGGTCCAGCACCGCTTCACGCTCTACCCGGAAGTGATAGACCTGCTGCGCCGTATACCTCGCCAGGCAGTGCCGATGTCCGTCCTGCGCTGCGTGGTTTCGTTCCTAGGCCATTATGATCCTGACGCCGAGGACAACAGCCCAGAGGCATCTATCAAGAAGGCGTATCTGCTGACCAGCCAATTTGCCAATGCTATCGCTGCGTTCGATCGTCTGCGCAAGGGGCTGGAGCCAATCGAACCCCGCCGAGACCTGAACCACGCCGGCAATTTCCTGTACATGCTGACCGGCCAGGAGCCGGACGACGTTGCTAGCCGCGCGCTGGAAATGTATCTGATTCTGCTGGCCGACCACGGGTTTAACGCCTCCACCTTTGCCGCCCGGGTGACGGCGTCCACGCTGAGCGATATGTATTCGGCCATCACCTCAGCGGTGGGCGCGCTCAAGGGGCCGCTGCATGGCGCAGCTAACGAAGGAGCGATGGAGCAGTTCATGGAAATTGGCTCTGTGGCGAACGTAGAAGTGTGGTTCCAAAGGGCTAAGGCGGAAAAGCGACGGATCATGGGAGTGGGGCATCGTGTGTACAAGGTCTTCGATCCGCGCGGCCGGCATCTGCGACATGTCGCGCTGCAACTAACGGAGACCACCCAGGATCGGCGCTGGCTGGATATCGCGCTGAAGCTGGAGCAGGTGGTGAAGGATGATCCGTACTTCAACGAGCGCCGGCTGTATCCCAACGTGGACTACTACTCCGCGCCGTTGTTGTACACGCTGGGCATCGCCATAGATCTGTTCCCAACGATTTTTGCGATGGCCCGTATCGTTGGATGGACGGCTCATGTCATGGAGCAATGGGCGGATAATCGGCTGATCCGCCCGAAAGAAGAGTACGTTGGGCCACTAGACCTGCCCTGGGTGCCGTTGGAGCAGCGTCATTGA
- a CDS encoding TIGR03663 family protein — translation MEKNSTESPCAWDTSLLALIRWNWEKTAWAVVIAIALVARLYGLSWRAMSHDESLHSLYSWQLYDGRGYEHNPMMHGPYLFHLNALFYFLFGVNDATARVAVALTGTGMVALLWYLRPWLGQVGALAAAVMMTISPSLLYYSRYIRHDVLLAMWELVLVIAVFRYLQDRREHWLYLAAVALSLAYATMEASFINTVILVGFLLVYLLFLFWRERWDRPRHRLPFFASFVLGSGAAIVALYSVIEAEPGQPSPLAFLFVAGMILLLWAIYLLFTGLGQHIKTYPEMDVLIWLVSLSLPLFSAFLIKLMGWDPLDYSSAGIVRSGSVLLVMSAAAIAIGWGWAGQRWLVGAGLFYAIFLTLFTTFFTNGKGFATGIIGSLGYWMAQQEVQRGGQPWYYYLLLGPMYEFLPLLLSLGGIITFVAVNLSPVTRGLRPLRARVPAKVALHRQPISQRETAPGRLPINPEPAARADPNEKEGATVRAPLVLYLIWWTLFAWGMFSWAGEKMPWLTLHLAFPMTLLGGWFANWLWERVDRQALRERAWWKLAIVLPLLAFTLGPLSDFLRRLVAGQAFRDTTINGLSATTQGMAALVMSVALIYLGWGYAERLGARHSLSVVAGLLILGLTMWTVRVTWMLNYINYDLVNEMLVYAHGTPDIKFVMNEIEMISRRTVGDKQIKLAYDDDSTWPLEWYLREYPNKVFYGANPSREALDAPVVIVGDKNESKARPFLGNKYLRYKYRLVWWPREDYKGLTWERLWNGIRDPEKRRKFWDVLLYRKWDTPLNQWPYVHNFYLYVRRDIAAQVWNFGAGPVETPAVVDPYEKGYREVAAIRQIGVTGLPGMAPGQFQTPRGVAIAPDGRIVVADSGNHRIQVFDAQGDFLTAWGSSCDLYAEGRPGCVDPDGNGPLQLGDGQFHEPWGVAADAQGNIYVADTWNHRIQKFSPDGRFLKKWGFFITTGGQLGEPIGMWGPRAIVVDEQGNLYVTDTGNKRVQKFDPEGNFLGQWGGGGVVEGRMDEPVGLAIDAQGNFYVADTWNRRIQKFDANFAFIKEWPIAGWESQSIVNKPYLAIDREAGLVYATDPEGYRVLVFDTEGNFRAAFGQYGSDEKSFGLPNGVAVDAQGHVYVADADNHRIMVFPRVQ, via the coding sequence ATGGAGAAGAACTCTACCGAATCACCGTGTGCATGGGACACATCCTTGTTGGCGCTCATTCGATGGAACTGGGAGAAGACAGCCTGGGCCGTGGTGATCGCGATCGCGCTCGTGGCTCGTCTATACGGGTTGAGCTGGCGGGCGATGAGCCACGACGAGAGTTTGCACTCACTGTACTCGTGGCAGCTCTACGATGGGCGCGGCTATGAGCATAACCCGATGATGCACGGCCCGTATCTGTTTCACCTCAACGCGCTGTTCTATTTTCTGTTCGGAGTCAATGACGCTACGGCGCGGGTCGCAGTGGCGCTGACCGGCACTGGTATGGTAGCGTTACTGTGGTACCTGCGTCCGTGGTTGGGCCAAGTTGGCGCGTTGGCCGCCGCTGTCATGATGACCATCTCGCCTTCGCTGCTGTACTACTCGCGCTACATTCGTCATGACGTGCTGCTTGCGATGTGGGAGCTGGTGCTAGTGATCGCCGTGTTCCGGTATTTGCAAGATCGGCGGGAACATTGGCTATACCTGGCCGCCGTCGCCCTGTCGCTGGCATACGCAACCATGGAGGCCTCGTTCATCAACACTGTTATCCTAGTCGGCTTCTTGCTCGTCTATTTGCTCTTCCTGTTCTGGCGCGAGCGATGGGATCGGCCAAGGCATCGCTTGCCATTCTTCGCTTCATTTGTGCTGGGGAGTGGTGCGGCGATCGTAGCGCTGTACAGCGTAATCGAGGCGGAACCAGGTCAGCCCTCACCTTTAGCATTCCTCTTCGTTGCAGGGATGATCTTGCTGCTATGGGCGATTTACTTACTATTCACTGGCCTGGGACAGCATATCAAGACATATCCTGAGATGGATGTCCTAATCTGGCTGGTCTCCCTATCCCTGCCCCTCTTTAGCGCCTTTCTGATCAAGCTCATGGGATGGGATCCGTTGGATTACTCATCCGCCGGCATCGTGCGTTCAGGGAGCGTACTGCTGGTGATGTCGGCGGCAGCGATCGCAATCGGATGGGGATGGGCAGGTCAGCGCTGGCTGGTCGGCGCTGGGCTGTTCTACGCGATCTTCCTAACGCTATTCACCACATTCTTTACCAACGGCAAGGGATTTGCAACGGGCATCATCGGCAGCTTAGGATACTGGATGGCACAGCAGGAAGTCCAGCGCGGAGGCCAACCATGGTATTACTACCTGCTCCTAGGCCCGATGTATGAGTTCCTGCCGCTGTTGCTCAGCCTGGGCGGGATCATAACCTTCGTCGCTGTGAATCTGTCTCCTGTCACAAGAGGCTTGCGGCCACTGCGGGCGCGTGTGCCAGCTAAGGTTGCCTTGCATCGCCAGCCTATATCGCAGCGAGAGACAGCTCCAGGGAGACTGCCTATCAACCCGGAGCCGGCGGCGCGAGCCGATCCAAACGAAAAGGAAGGCGCCACTGTGAGAGCGCCGCTAGTGCTGTATCTAATCTGGTGGACGTTATTCGCCTGGGGCATGTTCAGTTGGGCCGGCGAGAAGATGCCATGGCTAACGTTACATCTGGCGTTTCCGATGACGCTGTTGGGTGGCTGGTTTGCGAATTGGCTGTGGGAACGGGTGGATCGCCAGGCGTTGCGTGAACGAGCGTGGTGGAAGCTGGCGATCGTGTTGCCGCTGCTAGCCTTCACCCTGGGGCCGCTGAGCGATTTTCTGCGCCGATTGGTGGCCGGTCAGGCGTTTCGAGATACTACCATCAATGGACTGAGCGCAACGACGCAAGGGATGGCGGCCTTGGTGATGTCAGTAGCGTTGATCTACCTGGGGTGGGGCTACGCGGAGCGGTTGGGTGCCCGTCACAGCCTGTCAGTAGTGGCAGGCCTATTGATTCTTGGGCTAACGATGTGGACCGTGCGCGTCACCTGGATGCTGAACTACATCAACTATGACCTGGTCAACGAGATGCTGGTCTACGCGCATGGCACGCCTGATATCAAATTCGTCATGAACGAGATCGAGATGATCTCGCGACGCACGGTGGGGGACAAGCAGATCAAGTTGGCCTACGATGACGATTCCACCTGGCCGCTGGAGTGGTATCTGCGCGAGTATCCCAACAAGGTGTTCTACGGGGCGAATCCTAGCCGCGAGGCGCTGGACGCGCCAGTGGTGATCGTGGGAGATAAGAACGAGAGCAAAGCCAGGCCGTTCCTGGGCAACAAATACCTGCGCTATAAGTACCGATTGGTCTGGTGGCCACGCGAGGATTACAAGGGGCTAACCTGGGAACGGCTGTGGAACGGTATTCGGGATCCGGAGAAGCGACGCAAATTCTGGGATGTCCTGCTCTATCGGAAGTGGGATACGCCGCTGAACCAGTGGCCCTATGTCCACAACTTTTACCTGTACGTGCGACGGGACATCGCAGCGCAAGTATGGAATTTCGGCGCCGGGCCGGTGGAGACGCCGGCGGTAGTGGACCCCTACGAAAAAGGATACCGCGAGGTAGCTGCCATCCGCCAGATTGGCGTGACCGGACTGCCGGGCATGGCGCCAGGGCAGTTCCAGACGCCGCGCGGCGTGGCGATTGCCCCGGACGGCCGGATTGTCGTGGCCGACAGCGGTAACCACCGCATCCAGGTGTTCGACGCACAGGGTGACTTCCTGACGGCCTGGGGATCGAGCTGTGACCTGTATGCAGAGGGACGGCCAGGGTGTGTGGATCCTGACGGTAACGGGCCGCTCCAGTTAGGCGATGGCCAGTTCCATGAGCCGTGGGGGGTAGCGGCGGATGCGCAAGGCAACATCTACGTGGCCGACACGTGGAACCATCGCATTCAGAAGTTCAGCCCGGATGGCAGGTTCCTCAAGAAGTGGGGATTCTTCATCACGACAGGTGGGCAACTGGGTGAGCCGATAGGGATGTGGGGGCCGCGCGCCATCGTCGTGGATGAGCAGGGAAACCTCTACGTCACTGACACTGGCAACAAACGTGTGCAGAAGTTCGACCCGGAGGGCAACTTCCTAGGGCAATGGGGCGGTGGCGGCGTGGTCGAGGGACGCATGGACGAGCCCGTCGGCCTGGCCATCGACGCCCAGGGGAATTTCTACGTGGCAGATACCTGGAATCGGCGCATTCAGAAGTTCGACGCCAATTTCGCCTTCATCAAAGAGTGGCCGATCGCCGGTTGGGAGAGCCAATCCATCGTCAACAAACCTTACCTGGCCATAGATCGTGAGGCCGGGCTGGTGTACGCGACGGACCCGGAGGGATATCGGGTGCTGGTGTTCGACACAGAAGGCAACTTCCGGGCCGCGTTTGGCCAATATGGGTCTGATGAGAAGTCGTTCGGGCTTCCTAACGGCGTTGCCGTGGATGCCCAGGGCCACGTCTATGTGGCCGATGCCGACAACCATCGGATCATGGTGTTCCCGCGGGTTCAATGA
- the galK gene encoding galactokinase, which produces MRSSEPLAQRAAALRQTFVNRYGREPQILVRAPGRVNLIGEHTDYNDGFVLPAAIDREVLLAAARRNDDRVHLLAVDLNGEDEFSLTAIARHAERRWPNYHRGVAAMLQARGCRLVGADVAFSSNIPIGAGLSSSAAVEMAAAFGFLALAGQEMDRVQMALACQQAEHEYAGVPCGIMDQLISALGRADHALLIDCRDLSYRHVLMPKGARIVVADTSVRRDLASSEYRVRRAQCEEAVDILRNELPGIRALRDVSLDDLLRHRHRLPDVVFRRARHVITENQRVLDMATALERGDLACAGRLLADSHRSLRDDYEVSSPELDALVEAAMAAPGCFGARLTGAGFGGCTVSLVADGAVADFAYHVSQAYRERTGRQALVYVTNAADGVGFVN; this is translated from the coding sequence TTGAGGAGCTCTGAGCCACTGGCACAGCGTGCGGCCGCGCTGCGGCAAACGTTTGTGAACCGCTATGGCCGAGAGCCGCAGATCCTCGTGCGCGCTCCTGGCCGGGTCAACCTGATCGGTGAGCATACCGATTACAATGATGGCTTCGTTTTGCCCGCAGCCATCGATCGAGAGGTCCTCCTGGCAGCGGCCCGTCGCAATGATGACCGAGTGCATCTGCTGGCAGTGGACCTGAACGGCGAGGACGAGTTTTCCCTGACGGCTATAGCTCGCCATGCGGAGCGACGATGGCCTAACTACCACCGGGGCGTGGCCGCGATGCTCCAGGCTCGCGGCTGCAGGCTGGTGGGAGCTGATGTGGCGTTCTCTAGCAACATCCCCATCGGCGCCGGGCTCAGCTCCTCGGCGGCCGTAGAGATGGCGGCGGCCTTCGGCTTTCTAGCCCTCGCCGGCCAGGAGATGGACCGCGTGCAGATGGCGCTGGCTTGCCAGCAGGCGGAGCACGAGTACGCGGGCGTGCCCTGTGGGATCATGGATCAGTTAATCAGCGCGTTGGGCAGAGCCGATCATGCGTTGCTGATCGACTGCCGAGATCTGAGCTATCGCCACGTGCTGATGCCGAAGGGAGCGCGCATCGTGGTGGCGGACACCAGCGTGCGACGGGACCTAGCCAGCTCGGAGTATCGGGTGCGACGCGCTCAGTGTGAGGAAGCCGTTGATATCCTGCGGAATGAGCTGCCCGGCATTCGCGCGCTGCGCGATGTGAGCCTGGATGACCTGCTACGGCATCGACACCGATTGCCGGATGTCGTGTTTCGCCGGGCTCGGCATGTCATCACCGAAAACCAGCGCGTGTTAGATATGGCGACGGCCTTGGAGCGCGGTGATTTGGCATGTGCAGGACGGCTGCTGGCCGACTCGCACCGCAGCCTGCGAGATGATTACGAAGTAAGCAGTCCAGAGTTAGACGCGCTGGTGGAGGCAGCCATGGCTGCGCCCGGGTGTTTTGGCGCTCGCCTGACCGGGGCCGGATTCGGTGGGTGTACCGTCAGCCTGGTCGCTGACGGCGCGGTAGCAGACTTCGCTTACCACGTGTCCCAGGCATATCGGGAGCGCACGGGACGCCAGGCGCTCGTGTACGTGACCAACGCAGCCGATGGAGTGGGGTTTGTCAATTGA
- the uvsE gene encoding UV DNA damage repair endonuclease UvsE, giving the protein MRIGFSVKVLGQAGLKSHDTRRWQNSPHLSVSLAYLRDILGYLERSGLRMYRMAADLAPYLAHPDLPQFAHQIEECEAELSLVGEMASALGVRLSFHPSAYVALGSPEEAVAARSARYLIGLARILDAMGLGPEAVVVVHVGGAYEDREAALARWAARYDALPEATRRRLALENDDSIFSLADVYRVHRRTGVPLVFDYLHYLNHNPEGIELAEAIDLALNTWPKGVRPKVHFSSPRTEVRQIETIAGTRLEPPLWTQHADYVNPFEFIHFLRAAKGQRPFDVMLEARACDLAALRLQADLTRYAPELATWLEPRACQIMEPPELYAIGPDRDEGEARVLVVVMNNLRDFALAREAGWYRIPLARAPRLVAADYLAFYQTRVFGDEAWAIHYYAPVRRYRIMTRVELLPEEPNHPRAYERYYKIELGPLRRLERPIPSRRLRRITFIPTTLSRLLRAQEINDLWMGNSRQERLWAELKACGIEAEREYLIQEAGQEYIVPLAVPCHIGGVALIASGEVLPKDAELPSGWAWFPVAFHEKADWLTSLQREIARRGGIQPAQAEPADPSSG; this is encoded by the coding sequence ATGCGCATCGGCTTTTCCGTGAAAGTGCTCGGCCAGGCTGGCCTTAAATCACATGACACCCGGCGTTGGCAGAATTCCCCTCACCTCAGCGTCAGCTTGGCTTATCTGCGTGACATCCTGGGCTATCTGGAGCGCTCAGGCCTGCGCATGTATCGCATGGCGGCTGACCTAGCTCCATACCTGGCTCATCCTGACCTGCCACAGTTTGCCCACCAGATTGAGGAGTGTGAGGCCGAGCTAAGCTTGGTAGGGGAGATGGCCTCGGCGCTTGGGGTGCGCCTGTCTTTCCATCCCAGCGCCTATGTAGCTCTGGGCTCGCCCGAGGAGGCCGTTGCCGCGCGTTCCGCGCGCTACCTTATCGGCTTGGCGCGCATCCTAGACGCGATGGGCCTGGGGCCTGAGGCAGTGGTCGTCGTCCACGTCGGCGGAGCCTATGAGGACCGCGAAGCAGCCCTCGCGCGCTGGGCCGCTCGCTACGATGCCCTACCTGAGGCCACGCGTCGCCGTCTAGCCCTGGAGAACGATGACAGCATTTTCTCACTGGCTGATGTCTACCGCGTGCACCGGCGCACCGGCGTCCCCCTGGTCTTCGACTATCTACACTATCTAAATCACAACCCCGAAGGCATTGAGCTAGCCGAGGCCATCGATCTGGCGTTGAACACCTGGCCCAAAGGCGTGCGTCCCAAAGTGCACTTTTCCTCTCCGCGCACAGAGGTGCGCCAGATCGAGACAATAGCAGGGACTCGTCTGGAGCCACCGTTGTGGACGCAACATGCCGACTACGTGAATCCCTTCGAGTTCATCCACTTTCTACGCGCTGCTAAAGGCCAACGCCCGTTCGATGTCATGTTGGAAGCGCGGGCGTGTGATCTGGCCGCGCTGCGCTTGCAGGCCGATCTGACTCGCTACGCCCCGGAATTGGCGACCTGGCTGGAACCAAGAGCCTGTCAGATCATGGAACCGCCTGAATTGTACGCTATCGGGCCGGATCGGGACGAAGGGGAAGCCCGAGTGCTCGTAGTGGTCATGAACAATCTGCGCGACTTTGCCCTAGCCCGCGAGGCCGGCTGGTACCGTATACCGCTGGCGCGAGCGCCGCGCCTAGTGGCGGCTGACTACTTAGCCTTCTACCAGACGCGCGTCTTCGGCGACGAGGCGTGGGCGATTCACTATTACGCGCCGGTACGCCGCTACCGCATCATGACCCGGGTGGAGCTCTTGCCCGAGGAACCAAATCACCCGCGCGCCTACGAGCGTTACTATAAGATCGAGCTCGGCCCGCTGCGACGGCTAGAACGGCCCATCCCCAGCCGGCGCCTTCGTCGCATCACCTTCATCCCCACCACACTCTCCCGCCTCCTCCGCGCGCAGGAGATCAACGACTTGTGGATGGGCAACTCACGGCAAGAGCGCCTATGGGCTGAGCTGAAGGCCTGCGGCATTGAAGCCGAACGGGAGTACCTGATCCAGGAGGCGGGGCAAGAGTACATCGTGCCCTTGGCTGTGCCCTGTCACATAGGCGGTGTGGCCTTGATCGCCAGCGGTGAGGTTCTACCTAAGGATGCGGAACTGCCATCGGGCTGGGCCTGGTTCCCTGTAGCCTTTCATGAGAAGGCCGATTGGCTGACATCCCTCCAACGGGAGATCGCCCGACGGGGCGGAATCCAGCCGGCGCAAGCCGAGCCGGCTGATCCATCGTCGGGCTGA
- a CDS encoding restriction endonuclease — protein MPVQELQRSLSPLYDPDTIDPEEQARLELGPYYTPPASRSWQRARIRRVRRRGMRTLTIATAAWILLYLPFFLSWAVTGRRPLDFILRLLPSSWLWAVFLTHTVLVGGIWGWLWWRAERERRRLQEKLRAARTLAQLLELTPSEFEAWTGELFRRRGYRVINTPDTADHGVDLIVDRDGERGIVQCKRYRGTVGEPIVRDLYAVIIHEGADRGYLVTTANISPQAHRWARGKPIELIDGEKLVRLASD, from the coding sequence GTGCCTGTGCAGGAATTGCAGCGATCGCTCTCTCCTCTATATGACCCCGATACCATTGACCCAGAGGAGCAGGCTCGTCTGGAGCTAGGGCCGTACTACACCCCTCCGGCAAGCCGCTCGTGGCAGCGAGCTCGCATCCGGCGAGTTCGCCGCCGTGGCATGCGTACCCTGACCATAGCGACGGCCGCCTGGATCCTACTCTATCTTCCCTTCTTCCTGAGCTGGGCTGTCACAGGCCGTCGGCCGCTCGATTTCATCCTGCGCTTACTCCCCTCATCCTGGCTGTGGGCCGTGTTTCTCACCCATACGGTCCTCGTAGGGGGCATTTGGGGATGGCTGTGGTGGCGCGCTGAACGAGAGCGGCGGCGCCTCCAGGAGAAACTGCGGGCAGCGCGCACCCTGGCCCAACTCCTTGAGCTCACCCCCAGCGAATTCGAGGCCTGGACAGGCGAGCTCTTCCGCCGCCGCGGCTATCGCGTCATCAACACACCGGATACGGCCGATCACGGGGTTGATCTGATCGTAGATCGGGATGGCGAGCGCGGCATCGTCCAATGTAAGCGCTATCGGGGCACCGTGGGTGAGCCGATCGTGCGTGACCTGTATGCGGTGATCATCCATGAAGGAGCTGACCGCGGCTATTTGGTGACGACAGCCAACATCTCGCCACAGGCTCACCGCTGGGCGCGCGGCAAGCCCATCGAGCTGATTGACGGCGAGAAACTGGTGCGGCTGGCAAGTGACTGA